In Eubacteriales bacterium mix99, the DNA window TCTTTGCGGAATAAAATGAAAATGATATCGAAACGAAATGCCTGAGATACGAATGTCAAAGCGTATTTCAGTCGGATTGGAGGGAACCCATTATGAAGACCTATATGGCAAATGCCGATACGGTAGAACGGAAATGGTATGTAGTGGATGCCAAAGGGAAAACCCTTGGACGTCTTTCATCTGAAATTGCAAAAATATTGAGAGGAAAAAATAAGCCCATCTATACTCCTCATGTGGATACCGGTGATTATGTGATTGTGATCAACGCCGAACTGGTGGAGGTAACCGGTAAAAAGGGAGAGCAGAAGCTCTATCGTCACCATACTTCCTACCCGGGAGGATTGAGGGAAACAAACTTTAATCATCTCATTAAGGAAAAGCCCACCACTGTCATCTATGGGGCAGTAAAGGGAATGTTGCCGCATAACAGTCTGGGCAGGGATATGCTCCGGAAATTAAAAGTTTATGCAGGGCCGGATCACAACCATGAAGCTCAAAAGCCGGAAATGCTTGATTTATAAGGCATACGAAAGGAGGAAATGAAGAATGGCCAAAGTACAATACTTCGGAACGGGACGAAGAAAGAAATCCGTTGCCAGGGTTCGGTTAATTCCCGGAGAGGGAAATTTTACAATCAATAAACGAAACATTGATGAATATTTCGGACTGGATACATTGAAGGTAATTGCCCGCCAGCCATTGGAAGAAACGGGCACGACAGGCAGTTTCGATGTCATCGTGAATGTACATGGCGGCGGATTTACCGGACAGGCAGGTGCAATCCGTCATGGAATCTCCCGTGCCTTGCTGAAAGCAGATGAGAGCCTGCGTCCCACTCTGAAAAAGGCAGGTTTCCTGACACGGGATCCCAGAATGAAGGAAAGAAAGAAATACGGTCTCAAGGCTGCCCGCAGATCTCCGCAGTTCAGCAAGAGATAATCAAAGCCCAAAAGATTCAAAAGCTCCGGAAAATCAATGGTTTCCGGGGTTTTCCTTTTCTAAGAGGTTTGACGAAGCCTGACGAAATTTGACCACTTCTACATGGGTTACTAATGGGTTACACATCAAAATGGGTGACAAAAAGGATCAATTTTGCAGTTGCTTTTATCCACAAGAGCTCTCATCTTCGGCGTCATATTTCCCGAATTTTTACTATGTTTAGCTATGCATTAACAGCGAAATTAATTCTTTCAAAAAACAATTTTCCAGATCGGCCGAAATAGGATATACTATGCAGTAGAAGTTTATTTGATTTCCATGGAAAACGGATTTTCGGATGCTGCCGAACGATCATGGACGGAGGCAGTGTTTCATAGGATAATGGAGGGGTTTTTATGCTGGATGTCATTATAGTGGGAGGCGGGGTAGCCGGATTGACCGCAGGGCTGTATGCCAATCGCGGCGGTCTGTCCACTCTGCTGTTTGAGAGAATGTTTCCGGGTGGCCAGGCATCCACGACAGGTCTGATTGAGAACTACCCGGGTTTTGACGAACCGATCAGCGGCCCGGATCTTGTCGAAAAGATGGAAAATCAGGCCCGGAAGTTTGGCCTGAAAATTCTCTATGATGAGGTAACCGGTCTGGACCTGGAGGGAAGAACAAAGAAGGTGGAGGCGGGAGGGAAAACATACGAATGCAAAGCGGTAATCCTCGCCATGGGAGCGGAGCCAAGGCAGCTTGGCCTGGAGAAGGAAAAGGAATTCCGGGGCAAGGGGATATCCTATTGCGCAACCTGTGACGGTGCCTTCTACAAGGGAAAGGATGTTGTCGTGGTCGGCGGCGGGGATACTGCGGCGGAGGACGCCATGTTTTTGTCCCGGTATGTCCGTAAGGCTTATCTGGTGCACCGGCGCGATACGCTGCGTGCTTCCAGAATTCTGGCGGACCGGGTTCTGGCCAGAGAGAATGTGGAAATGGTCTGGAGTTCGGAAGTGGAAGCTATTTTGGGGGATGACCGGGTGACCGGAGTACGGACCGTTCATCGCAGAACGGGCAAGAAACGGGAAATCAGGGCGGACGGGCTTTTTATCGCCGTCGGAGTGCACCCCAACAGCGAAGGCATTCCGGATCCAATACCCATGAGCCGATCCGGTTATGTGATCACCAATGAGTCCATGCAGGCCGGCATTCCGGGTGTATTTGCCGCAGGGGATATCCGGCAGAAGCCTTTGCTGCAGCTGGTGACGGCGGCTTCGGACGGAGCAGTGGCAGCTGTATCTGCCCAGAGGTACATCATGAAGGAATTTATGTCTCAGTGATGGGACTTGTTTACGGCTGCATTGTTGTTTATTGAGAGAGTCTGAAAGAGGGAAGGGGAGCCTGGATGGGACGTTTGTTTGGAACAGATGGCGTAAGGGGACTTGCAAATTCGGAGCTGACCTGCAAAATGGCATTTGAACTGGGGCAGGCCGGCGCCTATGTACTGACGAAGGCGAGGCACAGGCCAAAGATATTGGTTGGGCGGGATACCCGCATTTCCGGCGATATGCTGGAGGCTGCACTGACTGCAGGCATTTGCTCTGTGGGAGCAGAGGCTGTTGTAGCCGGTGTCCTGCCTACGCCTGCCATTGCTTATTTGACCCATCACTATGGTCTGGACGCCGGTGTTGTGATCTCTGCCTCTCACAATGCAATGGAATACAACGGGATCAAATTTTTTGATCATCGCGGATATAAACTGCCGGATGAGTTGGAAGACCGCATTGAACGTATTATTTCAGACGGCACCGGCAAATTACCGGTTCCGGTGGGAGAAAAAGTGGGCAGAAGGGTTCCGGCGTGGGCCGCCGAAAAGGATTATGCAGAGTTTCTGAAGAGCACCATTGATGGGCATCTGAAAGGATTGAAGCTGGCTCTGGATTGTGCCAACGGCGCTTCGTATCGGGTGGCTCCAAAAGTGCTGGAATCTCTCGGAGCGGAGGTACGGATTCGGAAGAATGCTCCGGATGGAATCAATATCAATGATGGCTGCGGATCCACCCATCCGGAGGGACTTCAGGACTTTGTCACGGAGGAGAAAGCGGATGCCGGTCTTGCCTTTGACGGGGATGCGGATCGGCTGATTGCCGTGGATGAAAACGGGAATCTGGTGGATGGGGATCAGATTCTGTTGATTTGCGCCCTGGATATGAAGGACCGGGGCCTTCTGAAGCAAAATACGGTTGTCGGGACGGTCATGAGCAACCTTGGCCTGGAAATTGCCCTGAAAAAAGCGGGATGCAGACTGGAGCAAACCAGGGTAGGAGACCGGTATGTGCTGGAAAAAATGTTGGAAAAGGATTATTGTCTGGGCGGAGAACAATCAGGACATATTATTTTCCGGAATCACAGCACGACAGGGGATGGGATCCTGACGGCACTGCAGATGCTGTCCGTTGTCCAACGCAGCGGAAAGCCGCTTTCCGCTCTGGCAGCCGGCATGACAAAACTGCCTCAGGTACTGGTGAATGCCAGGGTTTCCGAGGCAAAGAAACATCGTTATGCAGAGGATGCGGTCATACAGGAGGAAATCCGGAAAATCGAATCCAGGTTTCGGGAAGAAGGCCGGGTATTGATCCGGACTTCGGGAACCGAGCCATTGGTAAGGATTATGATAGAGGGAACGGACCAACAGCTTATGGAAAAGGAAGCTGTTCGGCTGGCCGGGCTGATTGAACAGCGTCTGGCTTAGACTGAGAAAAGGAGAATTTTCATGCAGACAACGCAGAAAAATACTGTTCCGAGGCCGGAATATCCCAGGCCTCAGCTGGTTCGGGACCGTTGGATGAATTTGAACGGACCCTGGGAATTTGAAATGGATTTTGGAAGAAGCGGAAGAGCAAGGGAAGTATACCGGTCGGAAAAGCTGAAGACACAGATTGTGGTTCCTTTTTGCCCGGAAAGCAGACTGTCCGGCATCGCCTACGAGGATTTTATACCGGCTGTCTGGTATCGCCGGGAGTTTGCTCTCCCGGGCAGCTGGAACGGGAGTCGTATTCTGATCCACTTCGGGGCAGTGGATTATGATACGGAGGTCTGGATCAACGGAGTATCCGCAGGCACGCACCGGGGTGGATATACTTCCTTTTCCTTTGATATCACGGAGCAGCTCCGGCCCGGCAGCAATGTCGTGACCGTCTGTGCGGAGGATGAACCGCGCTCCGGACTGCAGCCCGTGGGCAAGCAAAGGAGGGAGCATCATTTCATCCAGGCACGGTGCGATTATACCAGAACCACGGGCATCTGGCAGACTGTCTGGCTGGAGTGCGTTCCGCAGCAGTATCTATCCGCCCTGAAAATCCTTCCGGATCCGGAAAACAAACGGGTACATATCGAATCCAGGATAAAGGGGAATACAAATGGGCTTTTGCTGGAAGCGGAAGCCTGGTATCAGGGCAGACGCGTGGGAAGCTCCGTGGCTGGGATTGCGGGGGAAACCGCATATCTTACCATAGAGTTGGAGGAAATCCATCTGTGGGAACCGGGAAAGCCGGAGCTGTATGATTTGAATTTTATCGTTCAGAAAGGGAAGGAACCGATTGACAGGGTCCGGAGTTATTTTGGGCTGCGATCTGTAACCATCCGGAACCACGCTGTTGCCATCAACGGAAAGCCTGTTTTTCAAAGGCTTGTGCTGGATCAGGGATTTTATCCGGATGGGATCTATACGGCTCCCACTGAGGAAGATCTGAAAAAGGATATCCGGATTTCCATGGAGATGGGCTTTAACGGAGCAAGGCTTCATCAGAAGGTTTTTGAGCCGGAATATCTGTATTGGGCGGATAAGATGGGATATCTGGTCTGGGGAGAGTCCGCAAGCTGGGGGCTGGACATTACCGCTCCCATGGGACTGGAACGCTTTCTGCCGGAATGGATGGAGGCTGTGGAACGGGATTACAATCACCCGTCCATCATCGGCTGGTGTCCATTCAACGAGACCTGGGACAAAAACGGAACCCGGCAGGATGACGAGGTGCTTCGCATCGCCTGGCAGGTTACAAAATCCATGGATCCATCCCGGCCGGTCATCGATACCAGCGGGAACTTTCATGTGAAAACCGATATTTTTGATATCCATGATTATGATCAGGACCCGGAATCCCTGCGGGCCAAACTGGAACCGATGCGAACCGGTGAAGGGGTTTATGTCACTTTCCCGGATCGGCAGAAATATGAGGGTCAGCCCTATTTCGTAAGTGAATACGGCGGGATCTGGTGGAAACCCGGGGATAAGCAGGGCTGGGGTTACGGGACCCGTCCCGGGAGTGAAAAGGAGTTTCTGGAACGTTATCGGGGGTTGACGGAAGCCCTGCTGAAGCATCCCCGGATCTGTGCCTTCTGCTATACCCAACTCTACGACGTGGAGCAGGAAGTCAACGGATTGTACACCTATGACCGGAAACCCAAATTCGATCCGGAAATCATAAGGGCCATAAACAGCCAAAAAGCAGCGATAGAGTAAAGCTACGCCCTATATGCTGAAGGTGCCGAAGGATCGGGGGACTCATTTTTTGGCTTCGGAGGCACTGATCTCCGGCGCTTTTTCTTCAGCACGGCATTTGGGACAGATGCCCCGGTAATAGACATTCCTTTCCCGTACTTCAAAGCCATCCAGCTCACTGGCGGACAGAGCGTCGGGATTGATGTCAAATTCATAGATGCTGTTGCAGCGCTCACATTTAAAATGTCCGTGATCCGTGATGTCCACATCGTATCGCAGCTCGTTGCCATCTATGGTAACGGCTCGGATTACATTGGCCCGGAGAAACAGATCGAGCGTGTTGTAAATGGTGGTTTTGGACAGGGTCGGCATTTCCGCCACCAGTGCCCGGTAAATATCGTCCACAGTTGGATGGCTTGCGTTGGCTGCAAGGTATTCAAACACCTTCAGCCTGGGAAAGGAAGGCTTGATATGATTCTTCAACAGGTACTTTTGAATTTCTTGCAGGGGAATCGACATGATATACCCTTCCTTCCTATATTTCGTATGACAATACAATAATTGTAATCCTTATAATTTTATTATACCTACATAGTTGCAATAATGCAAGGGGCTTTATTGGGCAAAAATGAGTGATATCGTAAGACCTATCGTATTGTAAGAGGCATTAAGAGACATAAGGAAGGGAAGGCTGAAAATATGATCCTCCAGGTCGGAATACCATTTCAGGAGCAGATGCTTGCCATCATCCGATGGATCCAGTCTTTTTCCAATCCATTTCTGGATGTGGCTTTCCAGTGGATTACCATGCTGGGAGAAACGATGTTCTCCCTGATTGTCGTTGCATGGATTTTTTGGTGCGTTGACAAGGACTTCGGATACCGGATGGGATTTGCCTGTCTGACAAGCGTGATTGTCAATACGGTGATCAAGGCGGTTTGCCGAATCCCAAGGCCCATCGGCTATCCGGGGATCCGATCCCTGCGGAAGGAGACCGCCGGCGGATATTCCTTTCCCAGCGGACATACGCAGCAGATTGGGGTGTTCTGGTATTCGCTGATATTAAAATATCGGAAAAAATGGATGGCTCCTGCCGGCGGAATCCTGATATTCCTTGTGGGTCTGTCCAGACTGTATCTTGGCGTACACACACTTCTGGATGTCGTGGGAGGCCTTTTGACCGGACTGGCATGGGTTCTTGTTTCCAATGCGGTATTCGACTGGTCAAAGCGAAAGGAAAAACCGGTCCTGCTGGCGGTGTTTATCGTTCCCATGCTGATCGGGCTGCTCTTTCTCCGAATTCCTTCCTATTACAAGGCGGCCGGGTCGGCCTTCGGGTTTTGGCTGGGCTACCTGATGGAATTTCGGTGCATCCATTATTGTGTGGAGGCATCTTTCCCCCGGCAGATCGCGAAAATGGGGATCGGACTTGCCGGTTTGTCAGTGCTCCGATTTTTGCTGAAGGCGGTTTTGCCCGCCGGATTGCTTTGTAATTTTGTCAGCTATACCGGTATGGTCCTGTGGATGACGGCAGGAGCCCCACTTTTATTCCGCAGTTTGTTCCGCAATCCTGCAAAGAGCCGCTGACAGCGGGAACGGTTTACATCCATTCCCCATAGCGGCGCACATAATATTTTTTGACAAACATCACACTGAAGAGATATCCCACCAGGATCAGTCCCAGCCAGGGAAGAAACCTGAGCGGCAAGGGCATCATGTCCAGCCCTTTGGCAAAGTCCGTAAAACTGATCAGCAGGGCTGTCACCGAAACAAGAAACGTGGAGAAGAAAAGGGACCGGGATGGCTTGCTCTGCAGGAAGGGAACCTTTGCCGTACGGATCATATGGATCACCAATACCTGGGATAGTGTTCCGTAAACAAACCATCCGCACTGGAACATGGCGGGCGGTACCGGCCCGTTGGCACCGAATGCCCAACGGATTATGGCAAAACACAGAATATCAAATATGGAGCTCAGGGGGCCCATGTATGCCATAAAAGATCTGATGGATCCGGTCTCCCACTTATGCGGCTTTTGAATGTACTCCGGATCCACCGTGTCTAAGGGGATCCCCATCTGAGAAAAGTCACACAGCAGATTTTGTGTCAGGATCTGAACCGGGAGCATCGGCAGGAACGGCAGGAAAAAGCTGGCGGCCATGACTGAAATCATATTGCCGAAGTTGCCGCTGGCGGCCATTTTAATATACTTGACGATATTCCCGAAGGTACGGCGGCCTTCCTGTACTCCTTCTTCCAGCACCATGAGGTCCTTTTTCAGCAGAATAATATCGGCTGTTTCCTTGGCAATGTCCACGGCACTGTCTACGGAAATGCCCACATCCGCCTGTCGGAGCGCAAGGGAATCGTTGATGCCGTCCCCCATATATCCGACGGTATTTCCTGTATCCTGAAAAGCTTTTACCACCCGTTCCTTTTGGGAAGGAGACAGTTTGGCAAACAGATCGCAGTCTTTTGTTGCCGCCCGCAGCTGGTTCTCGTCCATTTTCTCCACTTCCTGTCCGGTCAGCAGACGGGAGGTTTTAATGTTCACCTTGCTGCAGACTTTCCTTGCCACTCCTTCGCTGTCCCCTGTCAGGACCACCGTACGGACCCCATGATTCCAAAGTGCCTGAACAGCAGCCCCGGCACTTTCCTTCGGCGGATCAAGAAAGCCGATAAAGCCGATCAATACCAGATTCTTTTCATCTTTTACACTGAACGTACCGCTGTCCGGCACCTCATTTTTCTGTGCAACGGCAATCATCCGCAGCCCTTCCGAATTGTACCGCCTGTAGGTTTCCAGCGCGACTTGCCGCGTTTCCCTGTCCATTGGCAGCACACGCCCGTTGATCTCTACGAAAGAGGAGATTCCAATGATTTCCTCCACAGCCCCTTTGGTAATCAGCTGACGCTTTCCTTTCTGATCCTTCAATACCACACTCATTCTGCGGCGGGTAAAGTCAAAGGGGATTTCGTCCACACGCTGATAGTTTTTCAGGATTGGTTCCAGATCAGACTGCTTTGCCCGTTTGATGACGGCCAGATCAATGAGATTTTTGAGCCCGGTCTGAAAATAACTGTTCAGATAGGCATGACGCAGGACTCTTGGGTCCGCTTCCCCATGAAGATTCATATATTTTTCCACAATGATTTTGTCCTCAGTCAGGGTACCTGTCTTATCCGTGCAGAGTATGTTCATTTCCCCGAATGTCTGTATGGCACCGAGGGTCCGTACAATGACCTTGTGCCGGGACATGGAGACTGCTCCGCTGGCCAGCGTTGAGGTCATGATCATGGGCAGCATCTCCGGGGTCAGACCGACTGCGATGCTGATAGCGAAAAGCAGAGCCTGTGCCCAGTCCCCTTTTGCCACACCATTGATCAGGAAGACAATGGGGACCATGACGAGCATCATGCGGACCAAAAGGCTGC includes these proteins:
- the rplM gene encoding 50S ribosomal protein L13, which codes for MKTYMANADTVERKWYVVDAKGKTLGRLSSEIAKILRGKNKPIYTPHVDTGDYVIVINAELVEVTGKKGEQKLYRHHTSYPGGLRETNFNHLIKEKPTTVIYGAVKGMLPHNSLGRDMLRKLKVYAGPDHNHEAQKPEMLDL
- the rpsI gene encoding 30S ribosomal protein S9 produces the protein MAKVQYFGTGRRKKSVARVRLIPGEGNFTINKRNIDEYFGLDTLKVIARQPLEETGTTGSFDVIVNVHGGGFTGQAGAIRHGISRALLKADESLRPTLKKAGFLTRDPRMKERKKYGLKAARRSPQFSKR
- the trxB gene encoding thioredoxin-disulfide reductase; its protein translation is MLDVIIVGGGVAGLTAGLYANRGGLSTLLFERMFPGGQASTTGLIENYPGFDEPISGPDLVEKMENQARKFGLKILYDEVTGLDLEGRTKKVEAGGKTYECKAVILAMGAEPRQLGLEKEKEFRGKGISYCATCDGAFYKGKDVVVVGGGDTAAEDAMFLSRYVRKAYLVHRRDTLRASRILADRVLARENVEMVWSSEVEAILGDDRVTGVRTVHRRTGKKREIRADGLFIAVGVHPNSEGIPDPIPMSRSGYVITNESMQAGIPGVFAAGDIRQKPLLQLVTAASDGAVAAVSAQRYIMKEFMSQ
- the glmM gene encoding phosphoglucosamine mutase; this translates as MGRLFGTDGVRGLANSELTCKMAFELGQAGAYVLTKARHRPKILVGRDTRISGDMLEAALTAGICSVGAEAVVAGVLPTPAIAYLTHHYGLDAGVVISASHNAMEYNGIKFFDHRGYKLPDELEDRIERIISDGTGKLPVPVGEKVGRRVPAWAAEKDYAEFLKSTIDGHLKGLKLALDCANGASYRVAPKVLESLGAEVRIRKNAPDGININDGCGSTHPEGLQDFVTEEKADAGLAFDGDADRLIAVDENGNLVDGDQILLICALDMKDRGLLKQNTVVGTVMSNLGLEIALKKAGCRLEQTRVGDRYVLEKMLEKDYCLGGEQSGHIIFRNHSTTGDGILTALQMLSVVQRSGKPLSALAAGMTKLPQVLVNARVSEAKKHRYAEDAVIQEEIRKIESRFREEGRVLIRTSGTEPLVRIMIEGTDQQLMEKEAVRLAGLIEQRLA
- a CDS encoding glycoside hydrolase family 2 TIM barrel-domain containing protein, whose amino-acid sequence is MQTTQKNTVPRPEYPRPQLVRDRWMNLNGPWEFEMDFGRSGRAREVYRSEKLKTQIVVPFCPESRLSGIAYEDFIPAVWYRREFALPGSWNGSRILIHFGAVDYDTEVWINGVSAGTHRGGYTSFSFDITEQLRPGSNVVTVCAEDEPRSGLQPVGKQRREHHFIQARCDYTRTTGIWQTVWLECVPQQYLSALKILPDPENKRVHIESRIKGNTNGLLLEAEAWYQGRRVGSSVAGIAGETAYLTIELEEIHLWEPGKPELYDLNFIVQKGKEPIDRVRSYFGLRSVTIRNHAVAINGKPVFQRLVLDQGFYPDGIYTAPTEEDLKKDIRISMEMGFNGARLHQKVFEPEYLYWADKMGYLVWGESASWGLDITAPMGLERFLPEWMEAVERDYNHPSIIGWCPFNETWDKNGTRQDDEVLRIAWQVTKSMDPSRPVIDTSGNFHVKTDIFDIHDYDQDPESLRAKLEPMRTGEGVYVTFPDRQKYEGQPYFVSEYGGIWWKPGDKQGWGYGTRPGSEKEFLERYRGLTEALLKHPRICAFCYTQLYDVEQEVNGLYTYDRKPKFDPEIIRAINSQKAAIE
- a CDS encoding Fur family transcriptional regulator, with translation MSIPLQEIQKYLLKNHIKPSFPRLKVFEYLAANASHPTVDDIYRALVAEMPTLSKTTIYNTLDLFLRANVIRAVTIDGNELRYDVDITDHGHFKCERCNSIYEFDINPDALSASELDGFEVRERNVYYRGICPKCRAEEKAPEISASEAKK
- a CDS encoding phosphatase PAP2 family protein; the encoded protein is MILQVGIPFQEQMLAIIRWIQSFSNPFLDVAFQWITMLGETMFSLIVVAWIFWCVDKDFGYRMGFACLTSVIVNTVIKAVCRIPRPIGYPGIRSLRKETAGGYSFPSGHTQQIGVFWYSLILKYRKKWMAPAGGILIFLVGLSRLYLGVHTLLDVVGGLLTGLAWVLVSNAVFDWSKRKEKPVLLAVFIVPMLIGLLFLRIPSYYKAAGSAFGFWLGYLMEFRCIHYCVEASFPRQIAKMGIGLAGLSVLRFLLKAVLPAGLLCNFVSYTGMVLWMTAGAPLLFRSLFRNPAKSR
- the mgtA gene encoding magnesium-translocating P-type ATPase, giving the protein MAFRNKKSVSRQVQKSKHDTEAKLRFLSLLSQEGLLDHFATGKAGLTSQEAEERLDEYGENTITAGQGNTVMHRLREAVLTPFNMILLVIAVVTYFTDVVASSKPDYATVLIILCLVGLSSLVAFIQSRRSDIAAEELLSMISNQADVWRDGELTEIPFSEVVPGDIIRLSAGNMLPADVRFLTTKDTFVAQASLTGESNPVEKFSAPEKNEDAGLTDLCHIGFMGTNVVSGVATAIALRTGDDTYVGSMAKSLSGDRAKTSFERGVSSVSSLLVRMMLVMVPIVFLINGVAKGDWAQALLFAISIAVGLTPEMLPMIMTSTLASGAVSMSRHKVIVRTLGAIQTFGEMNILCTDKTGTLTEDKIIVEKYMNLHGEADPRVLRHAYLNSYFQTGLKNLIDLAVIKRAKQSDLEPILKNYQRVDEIPFDFTRRRMSVVLKDQKGKRQLITKGAVEEIIGISSFVEINGRVLPMDRETRQVALETYRRYNSEGLRMIAVAQKNEVPDSGTFSVKDEKNLVLIGFIGFLDPPKESAGAAVQALWNHGVRTVVLTGDSEGVARKVCSKVNIKTSRLLTGQEVEKMDENQLRAATKDCDLFAKLSPSQKERVVKAFQDTGNTVGYMGDGINDSLALRQADVGISVDSAVDIAKETADIILLKKDLMVLEEGVQEGRRTFGNIVKYIKMAASGNFGNMISVMAASFFLPFLPMLPVQILTQNLLCDFSQMGIPLDTVDPEYIQKPHKWETGSIRSFMAYMGPLSSIFDILCFAIIRWAFGANGPVPPAMFQCGWFVYGTLSQVLVIHMIRTAKVPFLQSKPSRSLFFSTFLVSVTALLISFTDFAKGLDMMPLPLRFLPWLGLILVGYLFSVMFVKKYYVRRYGEWM